agggtaggggttctgactccagggtgggactaaactttgtatatattgtttatgtgtaattttgctggtactgtataaaatctaaatgcatacttaggaatagcagaaaaggatgtacggTGAATTTCACAAGCctgggttttgactctaggatgggtccaaatcagtcatatcttttaatgctttaatgttaatacacctattatttcatcagtgtatgcacttttaagGGCGCttaagttgtaagaacacatcttgttttatactgttgctgaacattagaatttagtcAAAACAGGAATTTGTTTCCTCTAGATTTCAtggcccttgggagtagtggtACTTTTTTACTAGTACTCACATGAcctataaggcctgtgggcctcttgtttgtagtTGATGTAGCTgtgaatgaatttgaaaataagttgACCTTTTGTATTTGCTAATTATGCATGTGCATGTTGTTCTTTCAGATTATGCTTCAATTCAGATTTTGGATTTTCTATAAATCTCAACTATGATAAAAGGTACACAAATTAGAAAATcattatatttaacaaaatttatatcaaaataaagatatagAAGTTTTTATCTCCTATCCAATGTTCTGAGATGAAAAACAAAGGTTTGATGAAAATTATATCCAACTAACAGATTCTCTGTAGTGTGTTTGCATACCTTAGTTATTATTGTCATGGTCTTAGGCTTAGAATGAAAAGGTgttatttaatgtacatgtacttaaattaCTTGCAGATTAGTATTTACTATCCAAGTGGTCGCAAAAGTAGGTTCATCACCGATGAAAAGGAGAAGAAGGTCTGCAAAATTGTTTTTAGGGGAAAAGACATAGGCAGTGGATTGAGGGACTTTTTAAAGACAAGTCATCCAGAAGAACTAATTGAGGGTTCTGTAGCAATTTTAGGTATGGACTTGAAAGTCTAGTGATCAActgtttttaaatcttatttaagaaagacatgtatgaaaaatatgGTAGCAGTCATTAGCAGATTTGTAAGCTTCTGTGTATAAATGTATGTTAATagattttattgattaaattttgtatttttcaaatagCATGCCTTGCAATTTTTGTCATGTTTTGCAGGTGATGAATGCAAAACCTTGTGCAAGAGAAATTCTGGAAGTGTGCTTCAAgacaaatcaattcaaaatgttatgGAATTCACTTGGGACAAACTGTACACAGAACTACAAATACGTGCCCCTAATATCCTGAAGATAGTATCAGCAATGGTCAATGACATTCCAATCCAAGTGAATAACAAACCATTTCAACTTGTAATGTACACTTTGTCCCAGATTCTGCATGCCAGATCTCAAGAAATGTCTTTAGTACAGTACTTGTCAGGACTAGTGTTAATGCATGGAGGATGCACCCTTAAGGTACTTTAGTCTACCATATTCAAAAGTGATAATTACAAACCATATTTAGACAGATATCCAGATAAACAAACAACTATTCATTAACACATTGCTATTGAATATCTGAGGCACAGCTTGATTTATTAAATTGCAAATATATCtgtttaataattatatattgtttttaagtCTTGAGCATTGTTGAGATTGGACAAATATTCCAATATACTCTAATACAGTTGTCAAGGTTTAAAGCATATtggatattttaaattttatattcagcattcttacatatatatacatttgtatgatttttagtatgattgataaattctattacttGACATGTGATATttgctttaattaaattgattttaCATGTTTCTTTAGGATATCGAGAGGATTGCCAAATTTGGTGCTTCAGTTCACCCAGAAACATTGCGAAGAAAGCTGAATTCATGGGACGAATACTTGGACGAAGAACTACTTAAGTACAAAACAGAATGGAGTCGAGGAGGAAACAAGAAATATCAGCTAATTGGAGACAATTGGGATAGAAATATTATTCCATCTTATCGTACCTCTCAAGACAAGACATTGTCTTTGCACCTGTTTCAGGTTATTGGAGTCGTTGATAGGGTGGATTCTCTTAATTGTGCTTTTGATCCACAGCTCCTAGATATTTTAGAATTAACTCCTGTGGATTTTATTCCCTCAGTAGCTGATCAGGACATTCTTCTGCATGAGTTGACCTTTTTAGTGGCCAATGCAGTGATTGCAAATATTGAGCAGCTGAACGGAgcatttggatatatatatccaaaacaCTTGAAGCACAAGTATAGTGAATTCTCAGGAATGAAAACGGAACAAGTAAGACACATGTATACTAAATTTCTAGACACTTCTAGGCATGTTTTTATCTCCAACAAATCCAGTTCAAATACATGcatattcatttgtttttacaGTATTCTTTGGGACTTTTTGATTGTAATGAAATGGTTACCCAAGATGTGATCAGGCTACTAAAGGACCTATCAAAGAAGTATGTGCCCATTGATGATGCTGGGGAAATAGTTGAGGAAGTGTTTTTTGGAGGCAAGtaaaaattaataggggaacattTCAAGAGGAACATCAACAGCTgggctcaaaattaacatatgcttATCACTGACTGGATAAAAGTCTGGCAGACtgattgacatttgttttagtaagtccaatgggactggttaattttctaaaacgtcattTTGAAAAACTTGTTTAAACTCTGCTTTTGGCATTCCTCTATAGACATCAGACAAACCTGATTAGTGTTGCAAAATTGTCCAAGGCACAGAGTTAAATcccattattttatttgaataacattaacgaaatatctttaattatatctGGAAAACCCTGGtggactggtaaaattttctgcaGACTTGTTTAAAATAAATCGTATCAGTCTGGCTAAACTGGTGATAtgaaaagttagtttcaagccctgatTGCAGTTATATAGATTTGTTAGAAttattgtgatttttatttgaaatgaaatattgaaaaagatAGTGAAGAGTAACTCatgtagtgttttttttttccactttaaagGAGACAGATTGACTGATGAGAGAATACAGAGTGCCCAAGAAGCTATGACCAATAATGAAAATCCATTGGATAAGTTTGAAGGATTCATTTCCaaaattgaagattttcatCGGCTCATGAACTTCCTCGAGGTAAATTAAGTCAAACAGTTTCTTATGTGcacttaaaaataaaagatataacaGATATTTATCAACTAAGATTTCCTTTTTCATAAAGTGAGGttcactttttagctcacttgctgtccatcgtctgtctgtaaactttcacatttgtgacttctccagaaccactgggccaatttcaactaaaactTGGCATAAAGCATCAAATTTATTCAACTGAATTGCAACTGAGTTGCAACATCCTtgtccaaggggagataatagcaaaattacattaacaagttttaaaaatcttctctagaaccactgagccaatttcaaccaaacttggcacaaaacatccttgggtgaaggggattcaagttcattcaaatgaagggtcatgcccccttcaaaggggagataatcacaaaaatagggtggggtcattcaaaattcttcacaagaaccaatggaccagaaaagttaacATTACATGTAAGCTTCCCGACATAATGGAGATTCGAGTTTCTTAACATCATAATTCCCAGGGGtaagatgggaccacaatatagatcacaattttacatgcgaatatgcaAGGTTACTAAAGTGAGCGATATGATCCATGGGCCTCCTTTGTTCACATGatatcaggtgagcgatgtggtatGATCTTGTTAATAATGTTGAACTTGATATGAATATAGGTAAAAATAtaccaattatttttttttccaggcAATTGTGTTGCAAACATACAGCACCCAGTCAGCAAATGACAGAGGAACAGTGTATTATTATAAGAACATATTAAATGCACGCAATGTGAAGGGGAAAGTAAAGAACTCTTACAGAGGATATAAAATGCTATACCGTACTATATTTGATGCTATGTGTTGTGCATTTTTCTTGAAAGAGTTTGGACTTCTTAACTTAACAGAGAGCATACCACTGCCTGATGAATTCTCCAAATGGACAGGAGAGGAAAAAATACAGTGGATGAATAACATATGTGAACGAATTGTGAACAAGTGGTTTTTTGGAGACAGTGACTTGTTTGAAGAGTTGCGACAAGTATTGTCTGATCCAGATCATGAAGAAAATTATTGGTTCGGGAACTTTAAAGATGGTCGCTTTTCCTGCCACTGCTGTGAAAAAACTTACTGTCATATCAAAAGTgcagaatttcatgaaaaagaAGTCCATGGCCATTCCAAACCAGCATTACGAAAAAGTAAACAAGCAAACCTATTGCAAGATGAACTTTTTGATTATTTGATAGCCCTTTTCCGTCTGTCAGCATTACATCGAAATCTTGATACGGCAGTGGATATGGCTGATGGCTATAGATCTATTCGCTCAGCTAAGTACGAGACTCCGCTGTACAACAAGacccacaaaacaaaatatcttatCGGCAGCATCCATTTAACAGGCCTCGTATCAGGAACCTTGCCGCCTCCTCAAACAGAGAGACTTATTGCAAATCGCTGTATAAATTTGTCAGGTGGGAAGAACTCGAACATGGCACTAGATGAGTATGTAGAACTAGTCAACAGAGATACAAAAAACACTTGTTCTGGATTCCAAACAAAGGAGAGTATAATTGCGCACTCGAAACAATTTCCTCTTTTAATCAAAGCTGTGAAAAATTTGGACATGATTAATGATGTACATAGAAGAAAAGGATTCcacaacataccttcatataaaTCTGATGTTCGGAAGATTGTACAAGACCTTTTTGACATCGATGGTTTTTCCCAACATAAAGGACGCAAGCTCAAGTGCAGAGAACTAGTCCAGAAAAGCAATCCATTTGCAGACAGTTATAAACAGTTGGTGAACATGATATACAGACATAAACCTTTACTTCCATTCCGTCGATTAAGGAATAAACAACTATAATGATGTGATTGTTTATCTACCTGGTACATGAGACATAAAATCAAATTCAATATTATGGAGGATTATCGCCAAGACTTGTCCAATGTACATGcacacatatacaatgtacagtaattaaattttcaaatggaaTAAACATGGATTTAATCAATAACATCTTTGATAACTTACAATATTTGAAGATCCAACTTGGTGTTggccatattttaaaaaaaaaataaaaatcaaattttgattactCATTGCTGTTGGTCTTTGTTTGTCGTCGTGCGTCATccattaacaattttacatttgtaactacttcttaaaaactacaatgcCAATTGTTACCATTTTTGCCCCAGACTTGATCAACCCAAAGAAAACGGGTCCCAGAAAAAATGTGTTGTTTACTGTTTCTTCACAAATCCCAACATTACTCTGTAATTTATATATGCTTCAATTCATTCTGGTACACATAATTATAATTAGTATCATGCAGAAGAAAACAGGACATTGTCTTTTAGAGACTGATAAAACAGTTTTGTATCTGATCATTAGATAACTGTTGCATTGTTATGAAACTGTAAACAATACAATTTTTACTTAAAAAATAAACACTAACAAGTTTTGTGTAAATTTGAACCTTAAGTTGATTTAATCTCATCAAGATCCTCATCAGATTCATACTCATATGATACAGTATCACTGTCACTGCTTGAGGtttccattacatgtacatcatctaAAGACAGATTtgtcatatatttttctaaaattgtCGAAGAACATGAATTACAGGAACATCCTGTATCACAAATGTCACAACAAGTATGTATTCTGGTACCTTGTACCAGCTTTAACTCGCTCTCCGAAAGAAATGTCTTGAGCAGTTGCAATCTTCGGCAATCAGTTGAAGTGAGGAAGTCTTTGACGTCCTGGTCAACATTCCGTAGTTGTTGACCATAATACATCAAAAAGGCACATGATTGTTCCCCATCCCTTCCCACTCGCCCTGTTTCCTGGACAAAGTCTATCAAACACCTAGGAGGTCCATAAATTATAACATTGTGACATGCATAAACATTTACACCCATTCCCAGTGCACTGGTAGCAACAATAATGCGCAAAACACTGTCCTCAGTCAATTTTTCAagggttttcttttttttatcttctGTTGTTTCAGAATGAAACATTTCAACCATGTTTTCAATGTTAGTAACATCTGATAGTTCAGACACTATGAAGTTGTACACACGCCCAACATCTATTATTGAGttgcaataaaatattgtcCGTGGGAACTCCTTTTTTAAATCTCGAAATGAGTCCAAAATCCACAACAAAGAACTTTCAATGTTAGGGTCTACTTTCTTCACAATGTACttgatgttttctttatttgggGAAACTGTAATGTTCGTGTAGTCCTTCAGTCCCAAAACTTCTATCACCCTCTTTTTAATTGTCTTTGTGCAAGTCGCGCTTAGTGCTAATAATGATGCCTCAGGAAAGTACGATCGGATCTCTCCAACACGCCGAAACCACTTTCGGAACACTTTATCCTCCTTATCTGCTTCTAGACCACCCCTAAATTTGATAATAAAGGTTATGAATAAGAATctaaattaaaaccatttaaacatgttttaaaaattttaactaCCAACATTCCTTccactttttcaaaaaaatggGTTGCAGTACACTAAGCAACAGTTTTTAATgatgtttaaaattatttttacatattctaaattCAAGACATCCAAGTATGTctataaaaatcaaacaaaatatgagAGTTAAGATAATTATAGTTTAGGGAATTTACAATGCTGATAGTTGGTTGGGGAATATGATTACATATTTTGCATAAAGACCTAAGACACCTTTGGAGCAAAATATTGTGTCAATGATGTGTGAGCAATTTGTTcgtcaataaatgtaaaaaaaaaaaaaaaaaataaaataaataaataatatcaatatattgatGGAAAAAATAGCACTGACAGTATACAATATCTCATTTGATTTATTAACTCAGGTTGTTTTAAAGAACTCTcataaatgtaaaatacatgaaTAGGAAGACATTACCATGTGACAACTGTGTGGAATTCATCAACTACGATGACAGTTACATTAAGTCTTTGTATTGTTGATCTCCATTGGCTGTCTCCAACTAATGACTCGGGGGATGCATAGATGATGTCTACTTTTCCTGCCTGTATCAATTCATCGGTCTCCTTGTCTGTGCCTGGAGCATTCAAGAGTGACTGTGTTTATAAATTCTTAACATTTCCAacacaatatttaaagaatGAAATGATAACTATAAATGAACCAGTTCAACAGTGAACTTGGAATCAAATTTGCAGTGCAACATATAGTGGATAACACATTTCACGCAAGAATTTCTTATGTATTGTTAACGGTCTACTGCTTGTCAGAAGCATATATAAGTATGATGACTATCCATTATTATTTAGATGATCCTTAGTGAACTTCGATTTAAGACCGGCCATGAGAcccaatttcaattaaattatataaatataaacgaataaatatatacataccttTAAAAGCAGCAGTTACTAATCCTATGGAAGTTAATTTTCTGACTTGGTCTTGCATAAGAGACACCAGAGGACAGCAAACAATTACTTTCCCGAAGCTATCATCACGGAGTAAAGCTCTCTTCACTGGCAAATACGCTTGAAATGGGAGCGATTTTCCAAAACCTGTTGGTAACACGGCGACACAGTCTTTTTTATCAAGCACGCAGTCCAAAATCATCCGCTGTTCATCCTTTAAACACTTAACGCcaaattttttcaaaacttcTTCCACTACTCGTTCAATATCCGCCATTTTTGTTTATACACCGCGCTTCATTTGAAACGCGTTATCTGATTGGATCAAATTATGATGCAATATGCAAATACAAAGTTCACCAGAACATGACCTCTTATGGGGAGTTATCAgatcctatatatataataatataggtctgtactttagtcagattgaagGCAATTGTATCATAtaacccacagtatgaatttcataacgtttccaccaaatataaggaagttatagcgattttaaaatcgtccaatcagaattcagcacacgtgcacgCACGTggtgagcagtaattctaaccagagcaatttgtaaggagtaccaagacacatctaaacccctaatatcaatagaatttgatgaaaaacaaaaacgttatcgtcctttaaaaattgaacatttgaaaaacgttgcacgcgcatgcgcgtgtgcgtttgcatttttttgttacaccaatatatagatacacatattgtctacgtatgctgtgaatatcatctcattcgcttcataaataagatagttacagacgttttagtattatccaatcaaaatggaGTGCACATGCATGTGCGTGCAAATGGGTAATTTTGatcatgcaaatcagttaagggtctcagtatctacctatgatatgaatatcaagccatttcaatgaacaacaaaaaagttagactgattccacagttagtttacaaattttgtaatgcacgtgcactCGCAGAAgataaaaataactattatttttcatatctacatgtgatatactaccatcctatttaggtttcatatcgatccctttaatattctgattttccatttttaagaccaaaattgcagtgcacgtgcgcgcgcgtgcatgcacgtgcagacaaaacgactatcactatgcacatctacaaacgctatactattatcctggaaagtttcatatcgatcccttttgtagtttctgagaacactaccggacgaaaaagtaccggagaaaaagaataataataataactagatgcgatctcattgcgagcaacgagtgggtcttccatCCAATTTTAGATGCGATGAGATAaaaatttgactgagattttcgttcataaataacgatacaaatatattgtctagacgtacaatttagttTCGgtagtgttttacaaatattaatcatttaagtgttataaattaaagactctctgcccctatcggccactaattaaaggggtcagcctttttttcgagaacaaagttaataatgttatttactgcgatacaaattcgactgatcaggcaagtcatgtcgcccggaggcctaaacttgatatcattctagatatatctcgcaaaactgaacacattttgttctacatgtcctatggaaattttcttgagaaaaaagttattgattgcgacatttatcagactgttaaggcgagtcataaggcccgtgggcctttttcttgatatcgtttgaaagatcttgcaaaactgaacaacttttgttctacatgtcttatcaaaagattctcgagaagaaagttagtaattgtgacactaatcaaattgttcaggcgagccatgaggcccgttcgcctttttcatgatgttgttcgaaagatcttgcaaaactgaacaacttttgttctaaatgtcttattaaaagtttcttgacaaaaatgttgtagattgcaacaataacccaactgctcaggtgagccatgagacccgcaggcctatttcttaacatcgttagttaacgcttgcgaaactgaacaacttttgttctgcatgtcttatcaaaagtttctcgagaaaaaagttattgattgtcaCAATAATTAAACTCTTCAGGCGaaccatgaggcccgttcgcctttttcttgatgttgttcgaaagatcttgcaaaactgaacaacttttgttctagatgtcttattaaaagtttcttgacaaaaatgttatagattgcaacaataacccaactgttcaggtgagccatgagacctgcaggcctatttcttaacatcgttagttaacccttgcgaaactgaacaacttttgttctacatgtcttgtcaaaagtttctcgagaaaaaagttattaatgttattaattgtgatacaaattcgactgttcaggcgagccatgacgccctgagaccttttttttttatatcattaggtAGATCTTggaaaactgaacaacttttattctacatgtcttatcaaaagtttcgtgagaaaaaagttaatcattgtaacagaaattcaatggttcaggtgagccatgaggcctatgggcccatttcttgatatgacacgaaagatctcaataaactgtacaactttggttatatatatatctaagcaaaatatttatgagtaaaaagttatgattgaaaacttggaaaaaaattggacacttttttaaactccattttcgacccctaccgagcttccatactaggcacttccggaaatttttaaaaccgatgtgcacaactacaacatgtagtctaacatcactgaaaatttcagcattcTAGCTTTTGTCGTTTTttagtttttgtctggacaaaatggtcatctgaaaatcgataaaagggggataacttccaaccggaagtgaattttcaaaaatccaaaagaaaatataaacttcagatagcaatgcatcaatcctaaaaatttgaagcaaatcgatcaagccatctctgagaaatcctctgcacaaaatcggtaagggaaaaaaaaaagaataaaaactagatgcgatctcgttgcgagcaacgagtgggtcttccgtccaaatttagatgtgattagataagaatttgactgacatttttgttcataaataatgatacaaatatattgtctagacgtacaatttagctttggtaatgttttacaaatattgatcatttaaatgttataaattaaagactctctctacctctcggcaactaattaaaggggtcagctttttttcgagaaaaaagttaataatcttatttactgcgatacagattcgactgatcaggtgAGTCATGCCgtccggaggcctatttttttttatatatcattctagatatatctcgcaaaactgaacaaatttttttctacatgtcctatggaaattttcttaagaaaaaagttattgattgcaacatttatcagactgttaaggcgagtcataaggcccgtgggcctttttcttgatatcgtttgaaagatcttgcaaacctgaacaacttttggtctacatgttttatcaaaagtttctccagaaaaaagctattgattgtgacactaatcaaactcttcaggcgagccatgaggcctgttcgcctttttcatgatgttgtttgaaacatcttgcaaaactgaacaacttttgctctagatgtctcattaaaagtttcttgactaaaatgttatagattacaacaataacccaactgttcaggtgagccatgagacccgcaggccttattcttaacatcgttagtaacgcttgcgaatctgaacaacttttgttctacatgtcttatcaaaagtttctcgagaaaaaagttattaatgttattaattgtgatacaaattcgactgttcataCGAGCCATGACgcctgcaggcctattttttgatatcattagatagaacttgcaaaactgaacaacttttattctacatgttttatcagagtttcgtgaggaaaaagttaatcattgtaacagaaactcaatggttcaggcgatccatgaggcccatgggcccatttcttgatacggcacgaaagatctcaataaactgtacaacttttgttatatatgtctaaacaaaatatttacgagtataacgttatgcgacatttatcactgttaagatgagtcataaggcccgtgggcctttttcttggtatcgtttgaaagatcttgcaaaactgaacaacttttgttctacatgtcttatcaaaagattctcgagaaaaaagttagtaattgtgacactgatcaaactgttcaggcgagccatgaggcccgttggcctttttcatgatgttgttcgaaagatcttgcaaaactgaacaacttttgttcaagatgtcttattaaaagtttcttgacaaaaatgttatagattgcaacaataacccattgaactgttcaggtgagccatgagacccgcaggcctatttattaacatcgttagtcaacccttgcgaaactgaacaacttttgttcaacatgtcttgtcaaaagtttctcgagaaaaaagttattaatgttattaattgtgatacaaattcgactgttcaggcgagccatgacgccctgaggcctagtttttgatatcattagatagatcttgcaaacctgaacaacttttattctacatgtcttatcaaaagtttcgtgagaaaaaagttaatcattgtaacagaaactcaatggttcaggcgagccatgaggcctatgggcccatttcttgatatgacacgaaagatctcaataaactgtacaacttttgttatatatgtctaagcaaaatatttacgagtaaaaagttatgatttaaaacgtggagaaaaatgagacactttttaaaactctattttcgacccctaccgagcttccatactaggcacttccggaaattttgaaaacccaggtgcacaactacaacatgtcgtctaacatcactgaaaatttcagcactctaggttttatcgtttttgagtttttgtctggacaaaatggtcatctgaaaatcgataaaagggggataacttccaaccggaagtgatttttcaaaaattgaaacggcggtacaaacttcaaatggcaacgcatcaatcctgaaaatttgaagcaaattgattcatccatctccgagaaatcttctgcacaaaaatcggtaaggagaaaaaaaaagaataataataataactagattcgatctcgttgcgagcaacgagtgggtcttccgtccaattttagatgtgatgagataagaatttgactgagattttcgttcataaataatgatacaaatatattgtctaaacgtacaatttagcttcagtaatgttttaccaatattaatcatttaagtgttataaattaaagactctctgcccctctcggccac
Above is a genomic segment from Ostrea edulis chromosome 3, xbOstEdul1.1, whole genome shotgun sequence containing:
- the LOC125646328 gene encoding uncharacterized protein LOC125646328 isoform X2, which codes for MLHVSLLHHRRNKLISIYYPSGRKSRFITDEKEKKVCKIVFRGKDIGSGLRDFLKTSHPEELIEGSVAILGDECKTLCKRNSGSVLQDKSIQNVMEFTWDKLYTELQIRAPNILKIVSAMVNDIPIQDIERIAKFGASVHPETLRRKLNSWDEYLDEELLKYKTEWSRGGNKKYQLIGDNWDRNIIPSYRTSQDKTLSLHLFQVIGVVDRVDSLNCAFDPQLLDILELTPVDFIPSVADQDILLHELTFLVANAVIANIEQLNGAFGYIYPKHLKHKYSEFSGMKTEQYSLGLFDCNEMVTQDVIRLLKDLSKKYVPIDDAGEIVEEVFFGGDRLTDERIQSAQEAMTNNENPLDKFEGFISKIEDFHRLMNFLEAIVLQTYSTQSANDRGTVYYYKNILNARNVKGKVKNSYRGYKMLYRTIFDAMCCAFFLKEFGLLNLTESIPLPDEFSKWTGEEKIQWMNNICERIVNKWFFGDSDLFEELRQVLSDPDHEENYWFGNFKDGRFSCHCCEKTYCHIKSAEFHEKEVHGHSKPALRKSKQANLLQDELFDYLIALFRLSALHRNLDTAVDMADGYRSIRSAKYETPLYNKTHKTKYLIGSIHLTGLVSGTLPPPQTERLIANRCINLSGGKNSNMALDEYVELVNRDTKNTCSGFQTKESIIAHSKQFPLLIKAVKNLDMINDVHRRKGFHNIPSYKSDVRKIVQDLFDIDGFSQHKGRKLKCRELVQKSNPFADSYKQLVNMIYRHKPLLPFRRLRNKQL
- the LOC125646328 gene encoding uncharacterized protein LOC125646328 isoform X1, whose amino-acid sequence is MLHVSLLHHRRNKLISIYYPSGRKSRFITDEKEKKVCKIVFRGKDIGSGLRDFLKTSHPEELIEGSVAILGDECKTLCKRNSGSVLQDKSIQNVMEFTWDKLYTELQIRAPNILKIVSAMVNDIPIQVNNKPFQLVMYTLSQILHARSQEMSLVQYLSGLVLMHGGCTLKDIERIAKFGASVHPETLRRKLNSWDEYLDEELLKYKTEWSRGGNKKYQLIGDNWDRNIIPSYRTSQDKTLSLHLFQVIGVVDRVDSLNCAFDPQLLDILELTPVDFIPSVADQDILLHELTFLVANAVIANIEQLNGAFGYIYPKHLKHKYSEFSGMKTEQYSLGLFDCNEMVTQDVIRLLKDLSKKYVPIDDAGEIVEEVFFGGDRLTDERIQSAQEAMTNNENPLDKFEGFISKIEDFHRLMNFLEAIVLQTYSTQSANDRGTVYYYKNILNARNVKGKVKNSYRGYKMLYRTIFDAMCCAFFLKEFGLLNLTESIPLPDEFSKWTGEEKIQWMNNICERIVNKWFFGDSDLFEELRQVLSDPDHEENYWFGNFKDGRFSCHCCEKTYCHIKSAEFHEKEVHGHSKPALRKSKQANLLQDELFDYLIALFRLSALHRNLDTAVDMADGYRSIRSAKYETPLYNKTHKTKYLIGSIHLTGLVSGTLPPPQTERLIANRCINLSGGKNSNMALDEYVELVNRDTKNTCSGFQTKESIIAHSKQFPLLIKAVKNLDMINDVHRRKGFHNIPSYKSDVRKIVQDLFDIDGFSQHKGRKLKCRELVQKSNPFADSYKQLVNMIYRHKPLLPFRRLRNKQL
- the LOC125646328 gene encoding uncharacterized protein LOC125646328 isoform X3; the encoded protein is MEFTWDKLYTELQIRAPNILKIVSAMVNDIPIQVNNKPFQLVMYTLSQILHARSQEMSLVQYLSGLVLMHGGCTLKDIERIAKFGASVHPETLRRKLNSWDEYLDEELLKYKTEWSRGGNKKYQLIGDNWDRNIIPSYRTSQDKTLSLHLFQVIGVVDRVDSLNCAFDPQLLDILELTPVDFIPSVADQDILLHELTFLVANAVIANIEQLNGAFGYIYPKHLKHKYSEFSGMKTEQYSLGLFDCNEMVTQDVIRLLKDLSKKYVPIDDAGEIVEEVFFGGDRLTDERIQSAQEAMTNNENPLDKFEGFISKIEDFHRLMNFLEAIVLQTYSTQSANDRGTVYYYKNILNARNVKGKVKNSYRGYKMLYRTIFDAMCCAFFLKEFGLLNLTESIPLPDEFSKWTGEEKIQWMNNICERIVNKWFFGDSDLFEELRQVLSDPDHEENYWFGNFKDGRFSCHCCEKTYCHIKSAEFHEKEVHGHSKPALRKSKQANLLQDELFDYLIALFRLSALHRNLDTAVDMADGYRSIRSAKYETPLYNKTHKTKYLIGSIHLTGLVSGTLPPPQTERLIANRCINLSGGKNSNMALDEYVELVNRDTKNTCSGFQTKESIIAHSKQFPLLIKAVKNLDMINDVHRRKGFHNIPSYKSDVRKIVQDLFDIDGFSQHKGRKLKCRELVQKSNPFADSYKQLVNMIYRHKPLLPFRRLRNKQL